CATGGGCTTTCCGCCCTGGACGCATAACATGGTCACGGATGCGCTGGTGTTCTTCGCCTTTTGGGCCGCGGGCGTGGCGGTGGTGGCCATCCCGCTGAAGATCTGGAACAACACCCGCATCGAACTGAAGCTGGAGGAGCAGGAGCGGCTGCTGCTGCAGGCGCGCATGGAGGCGCTGCAGACCCAGATCAACCCGCACTTCCTGTTCAACACGCTGAACTCCATCGCCTCCCTGGTGCGCTTCGATCCGGACGCCGCCCGTGAGCTGGTGGTGAAGTTGGCCAGCATCCTGCGGCGGCTGCTGCGCCAGCACGAGGCCTTCATCCAACTGCGTGAAGAGGTGGAATTCATCGACGACTACCTGGACATCGAGGTGGTGCGCTTCGGCCGCGAGAAGCTGCGGGTCCTCAAGGAGCTCGATCCGGCGACGCTCGACCTTCTGGTTCCCAGCATGGTGCTGCAGCCGCTGGTGGAGAACTCCATCAAGCACGGGCTCGCCCCCAAGCTCGACGGCGGCTCCATCACCCTGCGCAGCCATATGGCCGACGGCAAGCTGGTGATCCAGGTGGAGGACGACGGCGTGGGCATGGCGGAGGCGGGGGCGCAACCCGCAGACGATTCCTCCAGCACCGGCATCGGCATGGCCAATGTGGCCGAGCGGCTCCACGTCCTCTATGGCGACGCAGCCAAGATGTCCAGCGGAAGCCGCGACGGCGAGGGAACTCGCATTACCTTGGAGCTGCCGCTGGTGCAGACCGAGGCCGGAGCCAAGTCGGAGTCGGCGGCCGCTGTGCTTTACGAGGCCCGCTCCAGCACGCAGCGGTAGAAATCCTCATACTGGGGAATGATGCGCGAGGCGGCAAAGCGCTCCTCGGCCGCCTGGCGCGCGCGCCGTCCCATTTCACGCAGGCGCTGCTCGTCGCTGAGGATGTCGAGCGCCTGGCGCGTCATGGTATCGACGTCTCCGACCTCAGCCAGGAAGCCGGTTTTTCCGTCCTCGATGACCTCGGGCAGGCCGCCCACTCGCGTGGCGACGCAGGGAACCTCGCAGGCCATGGCTTCGAGCGCCGCCAGGCCGAAGGACTCGAGTTCGCTGGGCAAAAGCATCAGGTCGGTGACCGCCAGCTTCTCCTGCACACGGTCTTGCTTTCCCAGAAAGAGCACGCGCTCCTGAAGTCCTTTGCGGCGCACCAGCCACTCGGCGGTCGAGCGTTCGGGGCCGTCGCCGATCAGCAGCAGCCGCGAAGGAATCTCCTTCCGCACGCGGTCGAAGACCTCCACCACGTCCTGCAGGCGCTTGACCGGCCGGAAGTTCGACAGGTGGACGAGGACGCGCTCGCCGTTGGGAGAGTATTCCTTGCGGCGCTCGGCGGCGCCCTCGTCGCGGCGATAGATGCTGCAGTTCACGAAATTGTGGATCACCTGGATGGGATTCTTGATGTCGAACTCCTTGAGGGTCCGCTCGCGCAGGTAGTGGGAGATGGCGGTCACGCCGTCGCTCTGCTCGATGGAGAAGCGGGTGATGGGCAGGTAGGAGGGATCCGCGCCCACCAGGGTGATGTCCGTGCCGTGCAGCGTGGTGACGTAGGGCAGCCGGCGGCGCCGTGTCCCGGAGGCCGCAGCGAGCATCTGGCGAGCCAAAAGCGCGCTCACCGAGTGCGGGATGGCGTAGTGCACGTGCAGCAGGTCGAGGCGGTAGAGTTCGGCTACCTCCGCCATGCGGGTGGCCAGCGCCAGGTCGTAGGGCGGAAACTCGAAGAGCGGGTACATCGAGACGTCCACCTCGTGGAAATAGATATTGGGCTGGGGCGTGTTCAGGCGGATGGGCTGCGAGTAGGAAATGAAGTGGATCTCGTGGCCGCGCTGCGCCAGCTCCAGGCCCAGCTCCGTGGCCACAACGCCCGAGCCGCCATAGGTGGGATAACAGGTGATTCCGATCTTCATTCGCCGCTCTGCCTCTGTACCCTGGGTTGGATGTTCCCGAGCGCTCCCGGATGCAATGTTTTACCGCATCTCCGGCGGGCTCGGGAAGTAAACTGAGAGAACCCGCGCAGGTTTGCCCGGATTTCGAGGCTCACGTATACTCGGAACTTGGGAGACGAGTTTGGCTCCTGTGGGGCGGTTAGCTCAGCTGGTTAGAGCGCCTGCCTTACAAGCAGGAGGCCGAAGGTTCGAGTCCTTCACTGCCCACCAGTTGTTTCGCCAGGAATCCGCTTTCCCGTCCCGCACCCGCGGGACAAATCAGCGGGGACGTAGTTCAGTTGGTTAGAACGCTGCCCTGTCACGGCAGAGGTCGCGGGTTCGAGTCCCGTCGTCCCCGCCATTCCTTTCAATGGCTTCCGGTGCTGGTAGGTCGCCTGGTGCCGGATTTGTGTCGTGATTTGTGTCGTAACTACCCCCTAGACCCCCCTCTTTCCCCACGTCCAACCGTCTGCTAGAAAGGCCGTCCAGTGCCTTGCGCTTGGCCTCCAGGCGCACGTGGGAGTAGTGGGCAAGCATCCGGGGCGAGACGTGCCCAGCGATGCTCATGGTCGTCTGGTCGCTCGTCTGCGACTCGGCCAGCTCGGTGATGGCGTGGTGCCGCAGGTCGTGGAAGCGCAGGCCCGGCAGCCCGGCTTCCTTGGTCAGCTTGCGCCAGGCGGAGCGCCAACCCGACATGGGTTTGGTTGGGTCGGGCTTGGAGTAGCCCTCGGCGTGCGGAAGGACGTACCAGTCGGGAGACAGCGTCTCCCCGAATAACCGCTTGGAGCGGTCGCGCAGGGCCAGGATCGCCGCCAGTGCGTCCTGATTCAGCGGAATCACCCGCTCCCCCGCCAGCGTTTTAGAGCGCCTCACCGTCAGGGTGCAACCCATCAGGTCAATATCTCGCCAGCGCAACTCGCGGACCTCGCATCCCCTCATGGTCGTATTCAGGACAATCACGGCAGCCCAGTGAGCGGTTTGCCATTCGGGGCGGCTGGCGGCTACTTTCAGAAGCCGCAGTTTTTCGTCCCGACCGAGCGCCCGCCCGATGTCCCGGCGCTCCGGCAGTGTGCGAATGTCGTCCGCTACCAGGTGCCAGCGTTTCGCCCGCTTGAGGACGCGCCGCAGGATTCCGATCTCCATGTTGACGGTCGTATTGGAAAGCCCGCCGGCCTTGCGCTGGCGGATGTAGGCAAGGATTCCCTCTGTAGTGATCTGCCTCACCCGGTTCTGGCGGAAATGCAGGCGCAACGGTTTCGCGTGGTCAGCTTCCGACCGCTGGCTTCTCGCGCCCACACGCGCAGCCCGGTCCGCCAGGTAGCGGGCTAGAGCTTCGGAGAAGGGAAGCCGTGAGAACTGCTGGCTGGTCGCGGCCAGCTTGCCCTGCTCGGCTTGCGCTATCAGCCTTTTCTCCTCCGCCTGGGCTTCCCTCCAGTCGCCAGTGTGGAGGGACTGCCGGAAGCGCTGCCCGTCCACCCAGAACTGCGTGTGCCACGTCCTACCTCTTTTTACGAGTGCCATGTCTGCTTCTCCTCTTTCTGCTTTTGGCTGCTTTCGCTGCCCGCCTCTTCCAGCCTTCCTTATCCCACCATTTCAGCGCGTACTGCTGCTGAGCGTACGCCGTGCACTCCCCACGCTCGCAATACCTCTGAGTCTCTCTCTTCGCCAGGAAATAGGGTGCCGGACACTGCGGATTTCCGCAGGTCCTAAACCGACGCCAGTTCTCAAGAATCCCTGCGACAAGCTGCATCGGGAAGCTTCTTGGGTCGAGGATGACTCGGCCAACTGCGAGTGGGGCCAGTATGCCGTCGTTCTCCAGCCTCGCTACTCCTGCCTTTAGCCAAGCGTCCACCACTCGTTGTTTCTCGCGTACTGGTGTCGAATGGAGCCACACACGACGCAAGTCGCGCCGTGCGTTCCGCAGAAGCACATCCGGCTCCTGCCGAAACAGGGAACCGAAGTGTTTTTGGAATCGGCCCAAGCCCTCCTCATGCATGTTCGCCAGCTCAAAGATGAGGCCCTTCCGCTTACGGGAGAGGTCCTTCTCCATGGCCGCGTTCAGAATGCGTGGGTCCGTCCTGAGGCAAAGCTCCATCACATCGAGGGTCCCAGGACTACAGGCGTCAAGCTCCCGCCGGAAGCTCCACAGCGTGCTTGAGGACTTGCCGCGTGTGCCTGGTCTGACCATTGCTTTAGCTCACTAAAGTCATTGACCTAAAGATGCCCTCAGCCTATCATCTAATAGTGGTAGTTGGCAAGGAGAGTTTCCATGCAGACGATGAGTGTCAGCAAAACCGCCCGCAAGCTGGGCGTCACGGTTGATGCGGTCTATCGCCTCCTTTACTCCGGGCGGCTGACTGCGGCCAGGAAACAGGACGGCAAGTGGCGCATCCCGGCTCAGGCAGTCCGGGCGCGGCTGCGTCAGAGGGCCAAGTGACCAGCACCGCCATCCCCCAGCTCCTGAGCCTGGTCGAGTTGGCCGAGGCCCTGCGGGTTTCCCCACACACAATCCGCAAGCGGGTCCGCGAGGGCAAGCTAAGGCCACTCCGTATATGCCGCAGGCTCCTGTTCCACCCTGACGAAGTCGCCCGGTTCCTCGCGGAGGCCAAATGAGCCCGCCACCGCCAGACGACGCTTCGGAGGCAGCATCCCTGCTGGTCGAGGTGAGCGGATTCATTCGTCGCTTCGTGTCGCTAACGCTCGCCCAGGCCGATTTGTGCGCTCTCTGGGTGGCGCACACGCACGCCTTCGACGCTGCCGAGGCCACGGCCTACCTCGCCATCCGCTCCGCCGAGAAACAATCGGGGAAAACCAGGCTGCTGGAAGTGCTGGAACTCTTGGTGAACAAGCCCTGGTTCACCTGCTCCGCTACGGCCTCGGTACTCAAGCGGAAGATTGAC
This DNA window, taken from Terriglobales bacterium, encodes the following:
- the bshA gene encoding N-acetyl-alpha-D-glucosaminyl L-malate synthase BshA gives rise to the protein MKIGITCYPTYGGSGVVATELGLELAQRGHEIHFISYSQPIRLNTPQPNIYFHEVDVSMYPLFEFPPYDLALATRMAEVAELYRLDLLHVHYAIPHSVSALLARQMLAAASGTRRRRLPYVTTLHGTDITLVGADPSYLPITRFSIEQSDGVTAISHYLRERTLKEFDIKNPIQVIHNFVNCSIYRRDEGAAERRKEYSPNGERVLVHLSNFRPVKRLQDVVEVFDRVRKEIPSRLLLIGDGPERSTAEWLVRRKGLQERVLFLGKQDRVQEKLAVTDLMLLPSELESFGLAALEAMACEVPCVATRVGGLPEVIEDGKTGFLAEVGDVDTMTRQALDILSDEQRLREMGRRARQAAEERFAASRIIPQYEDFYRCVLERAS
- a CDS encoding helix-turn-helix domain-containing protein; protein product: MQTMSVSKTARKLGVTVDAVYRLLYSGRLTAARKQDGKWRIPAQAVRARLRQRAK
- a CDS encoding histidine kinase; amino-acid sequence: MDQRLILITLLVKLGVAAAVASAVVRSRYFKSLLFREERTLAQKLHMALFLVVPLALGVVVRLSVKNFLAADLGYECAILLGVIGGRVTGGVGGALVAIPAMIHGEFATLPMNVGAGVAAGWLRTLARDHEDIWSFSPFIDLSIYRWLKRNVQRRRMEWQTAFFALILALQYVHILVGGALPGRVFYMGFPPWTHNMVTDALVFFAFWAAGVAVVAIPLKIWNNTRIELKLEEQERLLLQARMEALQTQINPHFLFNTLNSIASLVRFDPDAARELVVKLASILRRLLRQHEAFIQLREEVEFIDDYLDIEVVRFGREKLRVLKELDPATLDLLVPSMVLQPLVENSIKHGLAPKLDGGSITLRSHMADGKLVIQVEDDGVGMAEAGAQPADDSSSTGIGMANVAERLHVLYGDAAKMSSGSRDGEGTRITLELPLVQTEAGAKSESAAAVLYEARSSTQR